Proteins encoded by one window of Cannabis sativa cultivar Pink pepper isolate KNU-18-1 chromosome 4, ASM2916894v1, whole genome shotgun sequence:
- the LOC115712144 gene encoding pentatricopeptide repeat-containing protein At1g25360-like, with the protein MAKLQSGMEARVLADRYAAQLRFCCRQNPPSYSLARTLHAHIITSGLRPKHHIFNLLISIYCKSSKISYARQLFDKIPEPDIVARTTLVSAYSANGNLKLAREIFNGTPLCKRDVVCYNAMITGYSRNNDSHGAIKLFCDMRRENVKPDNFTFTSVLSALALVVDDDTHCQQMHCAVVKSGTELVTSVLNALISVYVNCASSLSTSLSFLLMASARKLFDEMPERDEYTCTTMITGYVKSKDFVTARNLLGEMTNKDSGACWNAMLSGYVQHGYFQEAWELFREMYSMGISPDEFTYTSVLSACANGGFFRVGKQIHARVLKMTVEPKSKFWLFVNNALVTFYYRCGHVNEARSIFDKMSVRDTISWTAILSGYVDARRLEEAKSFFSKIPDKNIRTWTVMISGLAQNGFGEEAVKLFRQMRSEGLEPCDFIFSGALTSSAVLGALEHGRQLHALLISLGHDSSVSAGNALITMYARCGVVEDAKRVFLIMLHVDSVSWISMIAALAQHGRGLQAVKLFEQMLNAGIQPNRVAFLTILSACSHAGLVKEGCHYFNSMSCPHGVSPDEDHYAIMIDLFCRSGKFLEADNLIKSMPFDPGAHIWESVLGGSWIHGNIDLGIKAAERLLELKPEHDVTYIILSNMYANVGRWEEVAKVRKLMRKRGVKKEPGCSWIEVDNKVHVFLVDETMHPEIEAINKFLNKLGLEMRKLGYVPETKYVLHDMESELKEHALSTHSEKIAVGFGLMKLPLGATIRVFKNLRICGDCHNAFKFISKVVKREIIVRDSKRFHHFTNGECSCGNYW; encoded by the coding sequence ATGGCAAAACTACAAAGTGGCATGGAAGCTCGTGTATTGGCCGATCGATACGCAGCCCAACTCCGGTTCTGCTGTCGTCAGAATCCACCCTCATACTCCCTTGCTCGAACCCTTCATGCCCACATCATAACCTCTGGTTTAAGACCCAAGCATCACATATTCAACCTTCTCATTTCCATTTATTGTAAATCATCAAAAATCAGTTATGCCCGCCAACTGTTTGATAAAATTCCCGAACCAGATATTGTTGCTAGAACAACCTTGGTTTCGGCATACTCTGCCAATGGGAATCTAAAGTTGGCTAGAGAGATATTTAATGGAACCCCATTATGTAAACGTGATGTTGTTTGTTATAATGCTATGATCACAGGCTATTCACGTAACAATGATAGTCATGGTGCTATTAAACTCTTTTGTGATATGAGGAGAGAAAATGTCAAACCTGATAATTTTACATTCACTAGTGTGCTTAGTGCTTTGGCACTTGTTGTTGATGATGACACACACTGTCAGCAAATGCATTGTGCAGTGGTGAAGTCGGGGACGGAGTTGGTTACTTCGGTGTTGAATGCACTGATATCGGTTTATGTTAACTGTGCATCTTCACTATCGACATCTTTGTCGTTTTTGTTGATGGCTTCAGCTAGGAAATTGTTTGATGAAATGCCTGAGAGAGATGAGTATACTTGTACTACAATGATTACTGGGTATGTGAAGAGTAAGGATTTTGTCACAGCTAGAAATTTGCTTGGCGAGATGACTAATAAAGATTCTGGGGCATGTTGGAATGCAATGCTTTCTGGTTATGTGCAACATGGATATTTCCAAGAAGCATGGGAATTATTTAGAGAGATGTATTCAATGGGAATATCACCGGATGAGTTCACCTACACAAGTGTTCTTAGTGCTTGTGCTAATGGTGGATTCTTTCGAGTTGGAAAGCAGATTCATGCTCGCGTTTTAAAAATGACAGTTGAACCTAAATCAAAGTTCTGGTTGTTTGTTAATAATGCATTGGTtacattttattatagatgTGGTCATGTAAATGAGGCACGCTCAATTTTTGATAAGATGTCTGTAAGAGACACTATTTCTTGGACTGCCATTTTATCCGGGTATGTAGATGCACGGCGTCTTGAGGAAGCCAAATCGTTTTTTAGTAAAATCCCAGATAAGAACATTCGAACATGGACTGTGATGATATCAGGGTTAGCTCAAAATGGATTTGGAGAAGAGGCTGTGAAGTTGTTTAGGCAAATGAGATCAGAAGGTTTGGAACCGTGTGACTTCATATTTTCGGGAGCACTTACTTCCAGTGCTGTGCTTGGAGCATTGGAACATGGACGCCAACTCCATGCTCTATTGATTTCCTTGGGACATGATTCAAGTGTCTCTGCTGGAAATGCACTTATAACAATGTATGCAAGATGTGGTGTTGTTGAGGATGCCAAACGCGTATTCCTCATAATGTTACATGTGGATTCAGTGTCTTGGATTTCTATGATTGCGGCTCTAGCCCAACATGGACGAGGTCTCCAAgcagttaaactttttgaacAGATGTTAAATGCAGGTATCCAACCGAATAGGGTAGCATTCTTAACAATCCTCTCAGCTTGTAGTCATGCTGGTTTAGTAAAAGAAGGATGTCATTATTTCAATTCAATGAGTTGTCCCCATGGCGTATCTCCAGATGAAGATCACTATGCCATCATGATTGATTTATTTTGTCGGTCTGGGAAGTTCTTAGAAGCCGATAATTTGATAAAGTCGATGCCTTTTGATCCAGGTGCCCACATTTGGGAGTCTGTTCTTGGTGGTTCCTGGATTCATGGGAATATAGACTTGGGTATAAAAGCTGCAGAACGACTCCTTGAACTTAAACCAGAGCATGATGTAACCTACATTATCTTGTCCAACATGTACGCCAATGTAGGTCGGTGGGAAGAAGTAGCCAAGGTGCGGAAATTGATGAGGAAGAGAGGAGTGAAGAAAGAACCTGGTTGTAGTTGGATTGAGGTTGACAACAAGGTCCATGTTTTCTTGGTTGATGAGACTATGCACCCTGAAATTGAAGCAATAAACAAGTTTTTAAATAAACTGGGACTTGAAATGAGAAAATTGGGATATGTTCCTGAGACTAAGTATGTTTTACATGATATGGAATCTGAACTTAAGGAGCATGCACTGTCCACTCACAGTGAGAAGATTGCAGTTGGATTTGGGCTCATGAAGCTCCCTCTAGGAGCAACAATCAGGGTATTTAAAAATCTTAGGATCTGTGGTGATTGCCATAATGCATTCAAGTTCATATCTAAGGTGGTGAAAAGGGAAATAATAGTTAGGGATAGCAAGAGATTTCACCATTTTACAAATGGTGAATGCTCTTGTGGAAATTACTGGTAG